A single region of the Thermodesulfatator indicus DSM 15286 genome encodes:
- a CDS encoding PASTA domain-containing protein, which yields MKKVWLLGLIGIALLILAGEKAYLFSSPEPILPEKSGVRSLGPVYDLERRTLAESITRTGLLLVPGAFSPSPKNIETLAKALGKKEEELSLFLATHKEPVLFQRVKFVPEIEGVFPKNYFERSYPYKDICSAFLGDDGLSGVEAYYYKLLRRKGSYLVTSIEIEKQKALFEDLNRSLKRLRAKRGGAIILDLETGRIKALVSKGDKEILFKPRIPLEVLGKVFEGNFEKSSYEDMASFLRDLGFGEATGIDLPNEEPGLLPPAISSLEDVRASGVQLVRALAALSTGKLFSPKLAKEIRIGKEEETISVETKNLDKITPLERGGVWWWGGSYKVGSFVIAGLWPRKNPKEAFLVYLEGVKAYGLPCYYTRFIPQAVKDSRFYKVANEKKPPRKIPENRMPDLRGLTLKEALETLSALGLEAEFQGFGVTVSQWPAPGTPLKKITKCRLVLR from the coding sequence ATGAAAAAAGTCTGGCTTTTGGGCCTGATAGGAATAGCTTTACTTATTTTGGCAGGAGAAAAGGCCTATCTTTTTTCGTCCCCTGAGCCAATTCTTCCTGAAAAAAGTGGTGTAAGATCCCTTGGACCGGTTTATGACCTTGAGAGACGTACTCTTGCCGAGTCAATAACCCGTACCGGATTACTTCTGGTGCCAGGGGCCTTTTCGCCCTCGCCTAAAAATATAGAAACTTTAGCCAAGGCCCTTGGTAAAAAAGAAGAGGAACTCTCTCTGTTTCTGGCTACCCACAAAGAGCCGGTTTTGTTTCAAAGGGTGAAGTTCGTGCCTGAAATAGAAGGGGTTTTCCCTAAAAATTATTTTGAAAGAAGTTATCCATATAAAGATATATGCAGTGCTTTTCTTGGCGATGATGGGCTTTCAGGAGTTGAGGCTTATTATTACAAGCTTTTGAGACGTAAAGGGTCTTACCTCGTAACCTCCATAGAAATAGAAAAGCAAAAAGCCCTTTTTGAAGACCTGAACCGTAGCCTAAAAAGACTTAGGGCTAAAAGGGGCGGAGCCATTATCCTTGATTTAGAAACAGGAAGGATAAAGGCTCTGGTAAGTAAAGGAGACAAAGAAATCTTGTTTAAACCTCGCATCCCTTTGGAGGTTTTAGGCAAGGTATTTGAAGGTAATTTTGAAAAAAGCTCTTATGAAGATATGGCCTCGTTCTTGAGGGATTTGGGTTTTGGTGAGGCCACTGGTATTGACCTGCCTAACGAAGAGCCGGGGCTTTTGCCTCCTGCTATCTCTTCTTTAGAAGACGTTAGGGCTTCTGGAGTTCAGCTGGTAAGGGCTTTGGCGGCGCTTTCCACAGGAAAACTTTTTTCACCTAAACTTGCCAAAGAAATCAGGATTGGCAAGGAAGAAGAAACTATTTCGGTAGAAACCAAAAACCTTGATAAGATTACGCCTCTTGAAAGAGGCGGTGTGTGGTGGTGGGGCGGAAGTTACAAAGTGGGCTCTTTTGTGATAGCCGGGCTCTGGCCGCGGAAAAATCCTAAAGAGGCCTTCTTGGTTTATCTGGAAGGTGTTAAGGCTTACGGGCTTCCGTGTTACTACACCCGTTTTATTCCTCAGGCGGTGAAAGATAGCCGGTTTTATAAGGTTGCTAATGAAAAGAAACCTCCCCGAAAAATTCCCGAAAACAGGATGCCAGACCTCAGAGGCCTGACTTTAAAAGAGGCCCTGGAGACGCTTTCAGCTCTTGGGCTTGAGGCTGAGTTTCAGGGTTTTGGAGTTACAGTTAGCCAGTGGCCTGCTCCTGGCACTCCTCTTAAAAAAATTACCAAATGCAGGCTGGTTCTTAGATGA
- a CDS encoding ATP-binding protein translates to MKRLPVGIQSFENIRTENYYYVDKTQFVKKLVDEGKYYFLSRPRRFGKSLFLDTLRQAFLAKKELFQGLYLENNWDWAIKYPVIYISFGSGVHRSVQELQETENVILKKHEEKYQIQSDFSSIKDRFADIIEKIYQKYGQKVVVLIDEYDKPILDNINKIEIATEIREELKNFYSVLKDADPFLKFVFITGVTKFSKVSLFSGLNNLEDITISPSFAAICGYTQKEFEIVFADRLDGVDLDEVRRWYNGYSWLGEPVYNPFDILLFLRDKIFRPYWFETGTPSFLIKLIIEKRLSVPAFENLELGDEIIESFDVDRIYPESLLFQTGYLTIKEVKKRRAILKYRLGWPNLEVKVSFNNYLLNTFLDLIEKEKNLDRVYEALEKNDIEGLKEAFRAFFASIPHDWYRKTELHHYEGFYASVFYAYFAALGVEVRVEDATSHGRLDMAVLFDGICYLFEFKVVELEGESKALSQLKAKKYHEKYLGRCQKVYLIGVEFSKKERNIVGFEWEEVSS, encoded by the coding sequence ATGAAAAGGCTCCCTGTAGGCATCCAGAGTTTTGAAAATATTCGCACGGAAAATTATTACTACGTTGACAAAACCCAGTTCGTAAAAAAACTGGTTGACGAAGGAAAATATTACTTCCTGTCCCGCCCGCGGCGTTTTGGAAAAAGTCTTTTCCTCGACACTCTTCGCCAAGCCTTCCTGGCCAAAAAAGAGCTCTTCCAAGGCCTTTATCTGGAAAATAACTGGGACTGGGCAATAAAATACCCGGTTATTTACATTTCGTTTGGCAGTGGAGTGCACAGGAGTGTTCAGGAACTCCAGGAAACTGAAAATGTCATTCTTAAAAAACATGAAGAAAAATACCAAATTCAATCGGACTTTTCTTCCATTAAAGACAGATTTGCAGACATTATAGAAAAAATTTACCAAAAATACGGCCAAAAAGTAGTAGTTCTCATTGACGAATACGACAAACCCATCCTTGACAACATAAACAAAATAGAAATTGCTACCGAAATACGTGAAGAACTTAAAAACTTTTACTCCGTCTTAAAAGACGCTGACCCGTTTCTCAAGTTCGTCTTCATCACCGGTGTTACCAAGTTCAGCAAGGTCTCTCTCTTCTCTGGCCTGAACAACCTTGAAGACATAACCATTTCGCCGTCTTTTGCCGCCATTTGCGGTTATACGCAAAAGGAATTTGAGATCGTTTTTGCCGACCGCCTTGACGGCGTTGACCTGGACGAAGTCCGCCGCTGGTATAACGGCTACTCCTGGCTTGGCGAGCCTGTTTACAATCCTTTTGACATCTTGCTCTTTCTGCGGGACAAAATCTTTAGGCCTTACTGGTTTGAGACGGGCACGCCAAGTTTTCTCATAAAGCTGATTATTGAAAAGCGTCTTAGTGTGCCAGCTTTTGAAAACCTTGAGCTTGGTGACGAGATTATTGAAAGCTTTGATGTGGATAGAATTTATCCTGAAAGCCTTCTTTTTCAGACAGGCTATCTCACCATAAAGGAAGTTAAAAAACGAAGGGCTATTTTGAAGTACCGCCTTGGCTGGCCAAACCTTGAGGTCAAAGTAAGCTTTAACAATTATCTCTTGAATACCTTTCTTGACCTTATAGAAAAAGAAAAGAATCTAGACCGTGTTTACGAGGCGCTTGAGAAAAACGACATCGAAGGCCTAAAGGAAGCTTTCCGGGCCTTTTTCGCCTCCATACCCCATGATTGGTACAGGAAGACCGAACTTCACCATTACGAAGGCTTTTACGCCAGCGTGTTTTACGCCTACTTTGCGGCGCTAGGGGTTGAGGTGAGAGTAGAAGATGCCACCAGCCACGGCCGTTTAGACATGGCCGTATTGTTTGACGGAATATGTTATCTTTTTGAATTCAAAGTAGTTGAGCTTGAGGGAGAAAGCAAAGCCCTTTCGCAGTTAAAAGCCAAAAAGTATCACGAAAAATACCTTGGCAGGTGCCAGAAAGTTTATCTCATAGGCGTTGAGTTCAGCAAGAAAGAGCGAAACATCGTCGGCTTTGAGTGGGAAGAAGTTTCTTCGTAA
- the mraZ gene encoding division/cell wall cluster transcriptional repressor MraZ, whose product MSFRGRSTHNLDPKGRLSIPARFREVLKQKYGNAALIVTNTPECLQVYPWPEWQKLEEQLLISPFDPPELRLYKRYFLGSAEECQPDRQGRILIPQHLRQEVGIDKEVVLLGMINYFEIWSPGRLENEFNRVRENYPEISASVAGYFVPKNPA is encoded by the coding sequence TTGAGTTTTCGGGGGCGTTCCACCCATAACCTTGACCCGAAGGGGCGCTTGAGTATTCCGGCGCGCTTTCGGGAGGTGCTTAAACAAAAATATGGGAACGCTGCCCTTATTGTTACCAATACTCCGGAGTGTTTGCAGGTGTATCCCTGGCCTGAGTGGCAAAAACTTGAAGAGCAGCTTTTGATTTCGCCTTTTGATCCGCCAGAGCTTAGGCTTTACAAGAGGTATTTTCTTGGTTCAGCGGAAGAGTGCCAGCCAGACCGCCAGGGGCGAATCTTGATTCCTCAGCACTTGAGGCAGGAGGTCGGTATAGACAAAGAAGTCGTCCTCCTTGGCATGATTAACTACTTTGAAATCTGGAGTCCAGGGCGTCTTGAAAATGAGTTTAACCGGGTGCGCGAAAATTACCCAGAAATCAGCGCCTCAGTCGCCGGCTACTTTGTGCCCAAAAACCCGGCATGA
- the murD gene encoding UDP-N-acetylmuramoyl-L-alanine--D-glutamate ligase: protein MLEGKLAGKKVVVLGFGRSGQAATRLLLLAGARVVVSDSRPKEKLPQSLVHNFEEQGVLFDTGAHRPEVFEGTDLVVISPGVPPDAAAPARERNIPVIGELELGYRFLLPGKKILAITGTNGKTTTTAMATDILRLSGKQVFVGGNYGTPLSEFIINGQKADYLVLETSSFQLESIDTFRPQVAVILNITPDHLERYAGFKEYALAKARIYENQTPEDFVILPEELLEILPTPKSKMFFLGKKGTNGAELKGSSFVLHLPSGPEEYSLAGFKLLGEHNRLNFTVAALAARLLGATPQGIKEAIKSFIGFPHRLEFVGTFGGVYFVNDSKATNVDATLKALRGLSAPIILIMGGKHKGSSYRPLMGEIKRKVKLLILMGESRYVMAEDLRECTDMKIVENLEEAVAVAISEATLGDTVLLSPAAASFDQFENYQERGDVFKELVKGYAPQFLGEDNRSQLVTYH from the coding sequence ATGTTAGAAGGCAAATTAGCCGGTAAAAAAGTGGTAGTCCTTGGGTTTGGGCGTTCAGGGCAAGCGGCCACGCGCTTGCTTTTGCTTGCAGGGGCCAGGGTGGTCGTCTCTGATAGTCGCCCAAAAGAAAAATTACCTCAATCTCTGGTGCATAATTTTGAGGAACAGGGTGTTCTTTTCGATACCGGAGCCCATCGTCCAGAGGTTTTTGAAGGGACGGATTTGGTGGTTATAAGCCCTGGTGTGCCTCCTGATGCAGCCGCTCCGGCTCGTGAAAGAAATATCCCCGTGATAGGCGAGCTTGAGTTAGGTTATCGCTTCCTTTTGCCCGGAAAAAAAATCCTAGCTATTACCGGCACCAACGGAAAAACCACTACTACGGCTATGGCTACAGATATTTTGCGACTTTCAGGCAAGCAGGTCTTTGTAGGGGGAAATTACGGCACGCCCCTTTCTGAGTTTATTATAAATGGCCAGAAGGCTGATTATTTGGTGCTTGAGACTTCAAGTTTCCAGCTTGAAAGTATTGATACTTTCAGGCCTCAAGTGGCGGTGATTTTAAACATTACGCCTGATCACCTGGAACGCTATGCAGGCTTTAAAGAATACGCCCTGGCCAAGGCTCGTATTTACGAAAATCAAACCCCCGAAGATTTTGTTATTTTGCCAGAAGAGCTTTTAGAAATTCTTCCAACTCCAAAATCAAAAATGTTTTTCCTTGGCAAAAAAGGGACTAATGGGGCTGAGCTTAAAGGAAGCTCTTTTGTTTTACACCTGCCAAGCGGGCCTGAAGAGTATTCTCTCGCTGGCTTTAAGCTTTTGGGAGAGCATAATCGTCTGAACTTTACGGTGGCGGCGTTGGCTGCTCGTCTGCTAGGAGCTACCCCTCAAGGAATCAAAGAGGCTATCAAAAGCTTTATCGGTTTTCCCCATCGCCTAGAGTTCGTGGGAACTTTTGGTGGGGTTTACTTTGTTAATGATTCTAAAGCCACCAATGTTGACGCCACTTTAAAGGCCCTAAGGGGTCTTAGTGCGCCTATTATTCTCATCATGGGTGGTAAGCATAAAGGCTCTTCTTATCGGCCTTTGATGGGTGAAATAAAAAGAAAAGTGAAGCTTTTAATCCTTATGGGAGAGTCTCGCTACGTTATGGCCGAGGATCTGCGTGAATGTACGGATATGAAAATTGTAGAAAACCTTGAAGAAGCAGTAGCAGTGGCTATTTCAGAGGCTACTCTTGGAGATACTGTTTTGCTTTCTCCAGCCGCGGCTAGCTTTGATCAGTTTGAAAATTATCAGGAACGCGGCGATGTTTTTAAAGAGTTGGTAAAAGGTTACGCTCCCCAGTTTTTGGGTGAAGATAACCGTTCTCAGTTGGTGACTTACCATTGA
- a CDS encoding UDP-N-acetylmuramoyl-tripeptide--D-alanyl-D-alanine ligase, translating to MISTEDVVRATGGILLNGDMGVSFTGVSHDTRTIKPGELFVAIKGPRFDGHDFVLEAIENGARGLLVSHWPEEINIFKLHKAISVIKVSDTVKALEDLAAYWRKKLKAKVIAISGTCGKTTTKEILATLLEDYQTFKTPWNWNNLIGLPLTILNTLPEAEFLVLELGTNLPGEIARLTEIASPEVAIFLGSAPSHLEGLGTPENVFKEEIDVFVKAPQAVWVYPYDQKEVKEHVYSLKHKGREISFGFEEGSDLRGRILSVSLKGTRVKISFEGEDYDVEIPLLGRPFVFDTLAALAGALAAGLSLPELLPKLEKLKPAPHRMEVKQAGGIIILDDTYNANPASFKAAAEVLKAIRQEFSRVVAVVGDMKELGEKAPFYHEEVGRVLAQVCDQILAVGEYARDIARGGGEKVNIFSDKEALFSALRSVVNQGSLVFVKGSRAMAMEKIVDWLLEEKT from the coding sequence ATGATTTCTACTGAAGACGTGGTTAGGGCTACTGGTGGAATACTCCTTAATGGGGATATGGGTGTGTCTTTTACCGGGGTTAGCCATGATACCAGGACTATAAAGCCGGGAGAGCTTTTCGTGGCCATAAAAGGTCCACGTTTTGACGGACACGACTTTGTGCTTGAAGCTATTGAAAATGGTGCTAGGGGTCTGCTGGTTTCTCATTGGCCCGAGGAGATAAATATTTTTAAACTGCATAAGGCTATCTCGGTAATAAAAGTTTCTGATACTGTAAAAGCTCTGGAAGATCTTGCGGCTTACTGGCGTAAAAAGCTCAAAGCCAAGGTAATAGCCATAAGTGGCACCTGCGGTAAAACCACCACCAAAGAAATTCTGGCTACTTTGCTTGAAGACTATCAAACTTTTAAGACTCCCTGGAACTGGAATAACCTTATCGGGCTCCCTTTGACCATTTTGAATACCCTACCCGAGGCTGAATTTTTGGTACTTGAGCTTGGCACCAATCTTCCTGGAGAAATTGCGAGGTTAACGGAGATAGCCTCACCTGAGGTAGCCATTTTTCTGGGCTCTGCACCTTCTCATCTGGAAGGTCTGGGCACGCCGGAAAATGTCTTCAAAGAAGAGATAGACGTTTTTGTTAAAGCGCCACAAGCAGTGTGGGTCTATCCTTATGACCAGAAAGAAGTAAAGGAACATGTTTACTCGCTTAAACATAAAGGCCGTGAGATTTCTTTTGGTTTTGAAGAAGGATCTGACCTAAGGGGAAGGATTCTCTCGGTTAGTTTAAAAGGCACTCGAGTAAAAATTTCTTTTGAGGGAGAGGATTACGATGTAGAAATTCCTCTTCTTGGAAGACCTTTTGTCTTTGATACCCTGGCGGCCTTGGCCGGGGCTTTAGCCGCAGGCCTGAGCTTGCCAGAACTTTTGCCCAAACTTGAAAAATTAAAACCTGCTCCTCACCGCATGGAAGTTAAGCAAGCGGGAGGTATTATCATCTTAGACGATACCTACAACGCCAACCCCGCTTCTTTTAAGGCCGCGGCCGAGGTCTTAAAAGCTATTCGGCAGGAATTTTCTCGGGTAGTGGCCGTGGTAGGAGACATGAAAGAGCTTGGCGAGAAAGCTCCTTTTTATCATGAAGAGGTGGGGCGGGTGCTGGCCCAGGTTTGTGACCAAATACTGGCCGTAGGCGAATATGCCAGAGACATTGCCCGCGGAGGTGGCGAAAAGGTTAACATCTTTTCTGATAAAGAGGCCCTTTTTTCAGCTTTAAGGTCAGTCGTTAATCAGGGGAGCCTTGTTTTTGTGAAAGGCTCGCGCGCCATGGCTATGGAAAAAATTGTCGATTGGCTCTTGGAGGAAAAAACTTAG
- the mraY gene encoding phospho-N-acetylmuramoyl-pentapeptide-transferase, which translates to MLYHLLYSLHEWHFIFNVFRYITFRTICAIFTSALIVFILMPRFIAYMRARQFGQVIREIGPDHQHKAGTPTMGGVVIILAVIIATLLWGKLTNIYIWITLGLFLIFGLIGFFDDWRKVSRQKSLGLTAKEKLLLQSLTAGVFLFLALKYGSFDTKLAVPFFKEFRPDLGFLYFPFVMIVVVGASNAFNLTDGLDGLATGPFIVTTGVYLLFVYLAGHFKLASYLHVPYVPGAGELCIFCGALLGAALAFLWYNSYPAEIFMGDVGSLSLGASLGALAIISKQELLLVIAGGVFVAEALSVMLQVVYFRLTGGKRIFRMAPLHHHFEKLGWPEPKVIVRFWIAAIFLGLLAVSTLKLR; encoded by the coding sequence ATGCTTTACCACTTACTTTATTCATTACATGAATGGCACTTTATTTTTAATGTTTTTCGCTACATTACTTTTAGGACTATTTGTGCCATCTTTACTTCCGCCCTTATTGTGTTCATATTGATGCCGCGTTTTATAGCCTACATGCGAGCCCGGCAATTTGGTCAGGTTATAAGGGAAATTGGCCCTGACCACCAGCACAAGGCGGGCACTCCCACTATGGGAGGTGTGGTTATTATCCTGGCCGTGATAATAGCTACCTTACTCTGGGGAAAACTTACTAACATTTATATTTGGATAACCCTTGGGCTTTTTCTGATTTTTGGTTTAATCGGCTTTTTTGACGATTGGCGTAAGGTTTCTCGACAAAAAAGTCTAGGGCTTACCGCTAAAGAAAAGCTCTTACTTCAATCTCTGACAGCTGGAGTTTTTTTGTTCCTAGCCCTAAAGTACGGCTCATTTGATACTAAGTTAGCGGTGCCATTTTTCAAAGAATTCAGACCAGATCTTGGTTTTCTTTATTTTCCCTTTGTAATGATAGTGGTAGTAGGCGCGTCTAACGCCTTCAATTTGACTGACGGCCTCGATGGTTTGGCTACTGGGCCTTTTATTGTAACCACAGGCGTTTATCTCCTTTTTGTGTATCTGGCCGGACACTTCAAGTTGGCTTCATATTTGCATGTTCCCTATGTGCCAGGGGCTGGTGAGCTTTGTATATTTTGCGGAGCACTTTTAGGAGCAGCGCTTGCGTTTCTCTGGTATAATTCTTATCCAGCAGAAATTTTTATGGGGGACGTTGGTTCACTTTCTTTAGGGGCTTCTCTTGGGGCTTTGGCAATAATTTCCAAGCAGGAACTTTTACTGGTGATTGCTGGCGGTGTTTTTGTGGCTGAGGCCTTGTCTGTAATGCTTCAGGTGGTCTACTTTCGGCTAACTGGAGGGAAACGCATTTTTCGTATGGCTCCACTTCACCATCATTTTGAAAAGCTGGGCTGGCCTGAGCCAAAAGTAATTGTGCGCTTCTGGATTGCGGCTATATTTTTGGGGCTTTTAGCCGTAAGTACTTTGAAGTTGAGGTAA
- the murG gene encoding undecaprenyldiphospho-muramoylpentapeptide beta-N-acetylglucosaminyltransferase, with translation MKVVITGGGTGGHLFPALAVAEEITALGGKVLLVGSGRKIEKLVAERTPYQVKYLPVEGVLGRAFSAKVRALGKMFVATGKALKILKEFSPQVVLGVGGYASVPVMLAARLASIKRAIHEQNAVPGRANLFLAKLAHRILVTFPESKAHFPEERTVVTGMPVRKEITCGLREHDGIGLLVTGGSQGAHRLNELIVKVFPLLFERVPTVRLFHQTGERDFSWVKEAFREFSDKVVVKPFFHDMGWAYAQADLVLARAGASTVAEVATLQKPAIFIPYPYAIGDHQFHNAKVLARRGGALVMREEELSEEKLLDTLSALLADEGRRQKMAQSLSGVLPQNAAEIIVKELEELIAYA, from the coding sequence ATGAAAGTGGTGATAACTGGAGGCGGCACCGGGGGGCATCTTTTTCCGGCCTTGGCGGTGGCCGAAGAAATTACGGCGCTTGGAGGCAAAGTGCTACTGGTTGGTAGTGGGCGAAAAATTGAAAAACTGGTGGCGGAAAGAACTCCTTATCAGGTGAAGTATTTGCCGGTAGAAGGGGTTTTAGGTAGGGCCTTTAGCGCCAAAGTGCGCGCCCTTGGCAAGATGTTTGTGGCCACGGGCAAGGCTTTAAAAATTTTAAAAGAGTTTTCTCCCCAGGTGGTGCTAGGTGTGGGAGGATATGCTTCCGTGCCTGTAATGCTAGCGGCCCGCCTCGCAAGCATCAAAAGGGCCATTCACGAACAAAACGCCGTACCCGGACGGGCCAATCTTTTTCTGGCTAAATTAGCCCATCGTATTCTTGTCACCTTTCCGGAAAGTAAGGCCCATTTTCCTGAAGAGCGCACGGTCGTCACTGGCATGCCGGTAAGAAAGGAAATAACTTGCGGCCTTCGGGAACATGACGGGATAGGGCTCCTGGTAACCGGGGGTTCACAAGGAGCACACCGCTTAAACGAACTTATAGTCAAGGTATTCCCGCTTCTCTTTGAAAGAGTGCCCACAGTTCGTCTTTTCCATCAAACAGGAGAGCGGGATTTTTCCTGGGTAAAAGAGGCTTTCCGGGAGTTTTCAGACAAAGTGGTGGTTAAGCCCTTTTTCCACGATATGGGCTGGGCTTACGCCCAGGCGGATCTGGTGCTGGCTAGAGCCGGGGCTTCTACCGTGGCTGAGGTGGCTACCTTGCAAAAGCCGGCGATTTTTATCCCTTACCCTTACGCCATAGGTGACCACCAGTTTCATAACGCTAAGGTGCTGGCTAGGCGAGGCGGGGCTCTTGTCATGCGTGAGGAGGAACTTTCAGAGGAAAAGCTACTGGATACTTTAAGCGCTCTTCTTGCTGATGAAGGACGGCGTCAGAAGATGGCGCAAAGCCTTTCTGGCGTGCTTCCGCAAAATGCGGCTGAAATAATTGTCAAAGAATTGGAGGAATTAATCGCTTATGCGTGA
- a CDS encoding UDP-N-acetylmuramoyl-L-alanyl-D-glutamate--2,6-diaminopimelate ligase has product MKRLEELIKNLRPEFLHRPETPIAGLTDDSREVKPGYAFVACRGTSADGHKFIPQALEAGAVAILAERKLDLPDNIAQVVLPDTRKALPELASAFYDYPEKDLIFIGVTGTNGKTSVTYFLYQILVKLTGGVGLIGTIFYDTGLGLSRASLTTPGPVKLRALLAAMRQADYRHVVMEVSSHALDQDRVAGLAYHVAGFTNLSRDHLDYHGTMEAYYQAKKKLFTEYLRASGQAVINVANPWGRRLAEEISAPVIKIGEDLRGMVTERSQAGYSFLLEYGHQKYPLATTLYGDFQLENLLIAIGCGLALGFSFEDLLSCSRELKPPPGRLEPVGQKNGALIFVDYAHTPEALAVALKSLKPMARRLIVLFGCGGDRDKGKRPLMGQVAEDLADIVILTSDNPRSEKPEDIINDIMAGMKKTPFLVEPDRYQAMVKAVSALEKGDVLLVAGKGHEDYQEISGKRIPFSDREVLRELLTEEEA; this is encoded by the coding sequence ATGAAGCGTCTTGAAGAGCTTATAAAAAATTTAAGGCCCGAGTTTTTGCATCGGCCAGAGACGCCGATAGCTGGCTTAACTGATGATTCTCGCGAAGTAAAGCCGGGGTATGCCTTTGTAGCCTGCCGGGGCACCTCGGCTGATGGGCATAAATTTATCCCGCAAGCCCTTGAGGCCGGGGCCGTGGCCATCTTGGCGGAAAGAAAGCTCGATTTGCCAGACAACATTGCCCAGGTGGTTTTACCTGACACACGTAAGGCCCTTCCTGAGCTGGCCAGCGCTTTTTACGATTACCCGGAAAAAGACCTTATTTTTATAGGGGTTACTGGAACCAACGGCAAGACCTCGGTTACTTATTTTCTTTACCAGATTTTGGTCAAGCTCACCGGCGGGGTAGGGCTCATTGGTACGATTTTTTATGATACCGGGCTAGGGCTTTCAAGGGCCTCGCTTACCACGCCAGGCCCGGTAAAACTAAGAGCCCTTTTGGCGGCTATGCGCCAGGCTGATTATCGGCACGTGGTCATGGAGGTTTCTTCCCACGCCCTTGATCAGGATAGAGTGGCCGGTCTTGCCTATCACGTGGCGGGTTTTACCAACCTTAGCCGCGACCATCTTGATTACCACGGCACCATGGAGGCCTATTACCAGGCCAAGAAAAAACTTTTTACCGAATACTTGAGAGCTTCGGGCCAGGCCGTGATAAACGTGGCCAACCCATGGGGAAGGAGGCTCGCTGAGGAAATCTCTGCGCCCGTTATTAAGATAGGGGAGGATCTTAGGGGGATGGTGACAGAGCGTTCTCAAGCGGGCTACTCCTTTCTTTTGGAATACGGCCACCAAAAGTATCCCTTGGCGACGACCCTCTACGGAGATTTTCAACTGGAAAATCTCCTCATAGCTATAGGATGCGGCCTGGCCCTCGGCTTTTCTTTTGAAGACCTCCTTTCCTGTTCTCGTGAGCTTAAGCCTCCTCCAGGGCGGCTTGAGCCCGTCGGCCAGAAGAACGGGGCCCTGATATTTGTTGACTACGCCCATACCCCAGAGGCCCTGGCCGTGGCCTTAAAGAGCCTTAAACCCATGGCCAGGAGGCTTATAGTTCTTTTCGGCTGTGGAGGCGATAGAGATAAAGGAAAACGGCCACTTATGGGACAGGTGGCTGAAGACCTGGCAGATATCGTCATTCTTACTTCTGATAATCCTCGTTCCGAGAAGCCAGAAGACATAATAAACGACATCATGGCAGGGATGAAAAAGACTCCCTTTTTAGTGGAACCTGATCGTTACCAGGCTATGGTCAAAGCCGTTTCTGCCTTGGAAAAAGGCGATGTGCTTTTAGTGGCCGGCAAAGGCCACGAAGACTATCAGGAAATTTCTGGCAAACGTATTCCTTTTTCCGACCGCGAGGTCCTGCGGGAACTGCTCACTGAGGAGGAAGCATGA
- the rsmH gene encoding 16S rRNA (cytosine(1402)-N(4))-methyltransferase RsmH has product MCPKTRHESVLLDEALEWLKVAPGGTYVDGTVGLGGHSLAILERSAPDGFLIGLDWHEDSLTLAEERLKAFKGRYVLVRENFANLRKVLEDLSRLPVDGILLDLGISSYLLEGSGGGFSFKLDEPLDMRMDKRIIQTAKDLVNQLSVIQLEELLKSFGEERFASRIARAICEERKKDSIKTTKQLADIVWRAYPPKARRGKTHPATKTFQALRIAVNKELDNLAKFLREAPDLLKSGGRLVIISFHSLEDRLVKQAFKADERLKVLTKKPIAPSPEEIRRNPRARSAKLRAAERI; this is encoded by the coding sequence TTGTGCCCAAAAACCCGGCATGAGAGCGTTTTGCTTGACGAGGCGCTTGAGTGGTTAAAAGTAGCCCCAGGTGGCACTTACGTAGATGGCACGGTGGGGCTGGGGGGGCACAGTCTGGCAATCTTGGAGCGTAGTGCGCCTGATGGCTTTCTTATTGGGCTTGACTGGCATGAAGACTCCCTGACCCTTGCCGAAGAAAGGCTCAAAGCTTTTAAGGGCCGCTATGTGCTTGTGCGTGAAAATTTTGCCAATCTTAGGAAGGTACTTGAAGACCTTTCGCGCCTCCCTGTTGATGGCATTCTTTTAGACCTGGGTATTTCGTCTTATTTGCTTGAAGGAAGCGGCGGTGGTTTTAGTTTCAAGCTCGACGAACCCCTTGATATGCGTATGGATAAAAGAATTATTCAAACCGCTAAAGATTTAGTAAATCAGCTCAGTGTTATTCAGTTAGAAGAACTTCTTAAATCTTTTGGTGAGGAGCGTTTTGCCAGCCGTATTGCCCGGGCTATTTGTGAAGAAAGGAAAAAAGATTCTATAAAGACCACCAAGCAACTGGCAGATATTGTCTGGCGGGCTTATCCGCCAAAGGCCAGACGTGGAAAGACGCATCCGGCCACCAAGACTTTTCAGGCTCTGCGCATTGCCGTGAATAAAGAGCTTGATAATCTGGCCAAGTTTTTGCGAGAAGCTCCGGACCTTCTTAAATCAGGCGGAAGGTTAGTGATTATTTCTTTCCACTCTCTTGAGGACCGTTTGGTCAAACAGGCCTTTAAAGCTGACGAGAGGTTAAAAGTGCTCACCAAGAAGCCGATTGCCCCGTCGCCAGAAGAAATTAGACGAAACCCCAGGGCTCGGAGTGCCAAACTTCGGGCCGCTGAAAGGATTTAG